The genomic DNA CTTGACTGAACTGGCGCACCAGGGACCGGACCAGGCCCGGCCAGAGGGCGGCGGTGAGGGTGCCGGGCGGGATGCGTCCACGGGAGAAATCAAACAAATCGGCCGCCCTCGCGACGGACTTGTCAATGGAAAGGGCGGCCGATCTGAACATAAGCATAAGAGGTTGATCGAATCCGGGGAATCAACCCTTGATCAAATCTTCACGCCCCGCCACTCGTCCCGGTCACCGGAGATGTCGACAATGTTGCCGTCGGGATCGATGGCCTTGAAAGCGATCTCCGGCGGGGTATCGGAGGAGATGGCGTCCCGGCCCTTCACGGTTTTCGGCGCTTCGGCACCCCAGTTCCGGACCCTGTGCCAGGCGGCGTGAAGGTCGTCCACCAGCACGCCGAAGTGGATGTACTCCTCGCCTTCCTCGAGCGTGGGCCGCGACGGATCGTCATGGGGCAGCAGCGTGATGTTGGCGGTGCCGTCGCTGAGATCGACGGCCTCGCCGTTGCCCCGCCGGCCGACAAAGGTAAAGCCGATCACATCCTCGTAGAAACGCTGCGAGACCGACACGTCTCGACACCGCAGTGCGAGGTGACGCAGATAGGCCATTACGACTCCCTCCGAAGCTGATCGTTCAAAACTACAGGCGCTTCTCCTTCGCGATCTCCTCGACGGCGCCGATGAACTGGTCCGTCTGGGCATCGGTCACCATGACGTGCATTGACGTCCGGTTGGCGTCCCAGTTGATCTCATCGTGCGTGACGTTCCGGATATAGATACGGTGGCGGTCCCAAAGCATGTCGTTGAGATCGCGCGTACCCACGCCGCTGACCTTGAACGAGACGAGCGCCGCGCTCATGCGGGGATCGGGCGAACTGTATACGTCCACGCCGTCCATGTTGCGCAGGGCGTTGGCCACGCGCACAGCCTGGTATCGGTTACGGCTTTCGATGGCGGCCGGCCCGATCATGTTGTGGAAATCCAGCGCCGCGTCGATGGCGACGCGGGCGGGGGCGTTGGAGGAACCCCGCAGCTCGAACTTGGACGCGCCCGACAGGTATTCGTCGTAATAAATCTTGGCGAAACCCGTGGGCTCCTGGCCGTACATGGACAATCCGTTGACCGGCCCCGAGTACAGCGTCGGCCAGACCCGGTCCAGGATATCCTCCTTCACGTAGAAGAAGCCCGTGTACATGGAGGCCATCATCCACTTGTGACACGGCCCCGCGTACATGTCGCAGCCCAGGTCGTGCATGTTCAGGTCGAGCATGCCCGGAGGCTGCGCCCCGTCGACTAGCGTGATAATGCCCTTCGAACGGGCCATGTCGCAGATTTCCCGCACGGGAAGGACAAGTCCGTCGCCGTAGTTGATATGGCAGAAGCTAAGCATTTTCGTACGCGGCGTGATAGCGGCTTCGAAGGCCTTGAGCAGCGCGTCCGGACTGTCGGGCGGGTGGAAATCGGGGGACGACAGGTCGATCATGACGGTCTTCGTCCCCTGCCTGACCGCTCTGAGGTTGATGGGCTGCACCCCGCTCGAATGATCGTGATTGGTCGTCACGATCTCGTCGCCCGGCTCCATGTCGACGCCGAAGGTGCCGAAGACCATCCCTTCCGTCGTGTTGTTCGTAAAGGCGACCTCGGTCGTTTTGCAGCCGATGTAGTCCGCCATCTTCGCGCGCATCTTCTTCCTGAAGTCGCTGTTGTAGACGTAACTGGTATAGCTCTTGTAATCCGAGTTCGCGCCTTCCAGCGCGGCGATCTGCGCCCGGTGCACCGGGGCCGGGGACGGTCCGCGCGTACCGGTGTTCATGAAGGATACGCCGTCGCGGACGATGAACTGGTCGGCCACCCAGTTCCAGTAGGCGACGTCATCGGGTTCCGGGAGATGATCTTCGGGCATCGGCGGCTTCGCCCCGGCCTTCCCGGCCATGGAAAGGAGGGCCGTCCCGGCGGCGAGACCACCCGCGATCCGGCCCATAAACCCGCGTCGGGACAACGCTTTAAGCTTTTCGGGGTCCTCGAACTTCGGATCGAAGTTAAAACCGGACTCTTCCGTAATCATGGTGTATCTCCTGATTGATACCTCAAGCACGCTCCGACGGTAAGGAATATACGGCGGACACCGCCGGGCCGGACCGGGCCAGGGGCCTGGAAAATCAGCGAATTGTGAAGAATCTGTAATCAGAGTATACAGAGGACGCAACGGGGTCTTCAAGTAAAAACTGTATTTTGAGGGTTCGCGGAACGCGACGCCGATTTCTGGTTGCGGGGTGGATGGAACACCGCTTACTTGGTAGGGGCCTATCCGACAGCTACTGGCAGCTGCTGATCCGAAGGACAACCGCATGATGATCCGGGGCCACTGCCAGGCGCCGGGACCATACCCGCATCGGCGTAATGAGAGGTTTCCGACGTGAAAATAGAAGACATCACCTCGTACTTCATCGGCGGCGGATACGTTATCCGCGTCCGGACCGACAGCGGACTCACCGGGGTCGGCCAGACGGCCTGCTGGGGATATCCCGAAGCCGTGCACCAGATCGTGGAGCGGTTCAAGGATTACCTGGTCGGGCAGGACCCGTTCCGCATCGAGCATCACTGGCAGTATCTCTACCGCATGTCGCCCTTCCGGGGAAGCGCCCTGTCCGGGGCCGTCAGCGCCGTCGATATCGCCCTGTGGGACATCAAGGGCAAGCACTTCGGCGTACCGATCTGGGAACTGCTCGGCGGGAACTGCCGGGACCGGGTCAGGCTGCACCTGCTGGGCGGCGGTGGCACCCCGGAGGCCATGCTCGAATCGGCCAGGAACGCGGCGTCGGAAGGCTTCACGGCGCTCAAGTTCGATCCCCTGCCGGGCGGCTACCAGGACATGGCCCTGGACCGGATGATCCGCACCGCCCGGGATCTCGTCGCGGCAGCCCGCGAAGGCGGCGGTCCCGACATGGATCTCATCGTGGAGGTCCACCGCAAGCTGACGCCGCTGACCGCCATGCCCCTGGCCAACGCGTTGACCGAATTCAACCTCTATTTCATCGAGGACCCCATCCAGATCGACAGTATCATGGCCCAGGGCGAAATCGCCCGGAGAATCGGGATCCCCGTCGGGAACGGAGAACGCCTGAACACTATCTGGGAATTCCAGGAACTCCTGGCGCACGGGGGGCCGCAATACGTGCGGCCGGACGTGGCCCTCGCCGGCGGCCTGACCCACTGCAAGAAGATCGCGGCTATCGCCGAAGCCCACCACTGCGCCGTCGTGACCCACAATTTCCTGACGCCACTCATCACCGCCGCTTCCGTACACCTGGATACCAGCATCCCCAATTTCGTGACCCAGGAGTACAGCATGGGCGATGAATCGGAAGCCAGCAAATTGTACCGGACCAACATACGCCGGGAAGGCGGTTACATCCCGATTCCCCGGGACCCGGGCCTGGGTGTCGAACTGGACGACGAACGGCTGGAGGGAGCGGTTTTTACTCCGATGAATACCGCGAACACGTTGCTCAGGTCGGACGGCTCGGTAGCCAATTCGGTTTAGGATTTCGCGCCGCGGCGACCGGCCGGGAGGATGAGAGGACACATGCGTCGATTCAGTATTCTGCATCCGCTCTGGATGGCCTTCTACGACGGGTCGATTTACGAGGATGCGGCCCGTCACTGGCGCAACCGTACCTTTCTGTACCTCCTCCTCCTGTTGGCGCTGACCTGGATTCCCTTCACCCTCCAGACGCAGAACCAGGTGGATGAATGGGTCAGCCGGGAAGCCCCTTTTTATATCGACCAGGTCCCCGATCTCAGCCTGTCCGGCGGCGAACTGTCCTCGTCCTCGTCCCGGCCGACGCTCCTGCGTGACCGGGACGGGACGTTGCTGGCCGTCATCGACCCCACCGGACAGTACACCAGCCTGGACGACACCGAGGCGCCGGTGCTGGTAACGCGCACCCAGATATTCATCCGGGGAGAGGGCGACCAGGTCGACGTTACGTCCCTGCCGGACGGACCACCGGAGACGCTGACCCGGGAAGACCTGTACGTGATCGCCGACTGGACCCGGTCCCTGGTCAATACACTGCTTTTCCCCATACTGCTCGTGCTGTCCTACGCGTACCGGACCGTGCAGACGCTGCTGTACGCCTACGTGGCATCTTTTTTCACGGCGTCCACCGGTGGTGCGCTGCCGTACCGTACGCTCCTGAACCTGGCCATCATCGCCATCACGCCGGCCGTCGTGCTGGACACCGTGCACATGCTCATGGAATCTCCACTGCCGGACTGGTTCTGGTGGCCGGCATGCGTACTGCTTTCCCTGGGCTATCTGCGGTTCGGTATCCGGGTCACGCTGGACGCCGAACGGCAGGCGGCAGCCTGAAGCCTACTACTTTTTCACCCGCCTGAGAAGGGACCGCCGTGAAACGCATACTGCTCTTGATCAACGCGCACAGCCCGCCGTTCAGCCAGTTTGCCGCCATGTTCGAGCGGCTCGTGAACGGTGCTTCGCAGTTCACCCTGGACGTGACCGACGACCGGAACGCGCTCTGCGACCTGTCGGATTACGATGCCGTGGCACTCTACATCGCGTCCGGAGAACTGACCCGTGACCAGGAAAAGGGGATCACCGGATACGTGCGGAACGGCGGCGGACTGCTGGCCGTGCATACCGCGAACGCGGGTCTGGCGCAGTACGCCGACTACATCGAGATGATCGGAACCGAGTTCATCGGCCATGATCCGCTGGGCGACTTCGACGTGGAAGTCGATCCGGCCTTCGACGACATCCTGCCGCGCATGAGCCGGAGTTTCCGCGTCCAGGACGAATGCTACAACATGGACATCAAGACGGAGGCGCCGCTCAGGTGGTTCCAGCACGGCATATGGAAACTCGAACGCCAGCCTTTGGGCTACCTGCGGGATTACGGAAAGGGACGGGTGTTCTACACCGCACTCGGCCACGACAACCGCACCTTCGTCCATGCCGACTTCCAGGACCAGCTGATCAAGGGGCTCCGATACGTGTGCGGGATGACCGACGGATCGCCCGTCCGGATCGGGCTGGTGGGTTACGGACCGCTGTTCGGCATGGGGAGGCACCACAGCGAGCAGATCGCCGCGACGCGGGGGTTCGAACTGGGGGCGGTCTGCGACCGGGACCCCGCCCGGCTGGAAGCGGCACGGGAGGAGCAGGGCGAGAACGTGCCCATGTTCGAGGATGCCGGGGAGATGGCCGGAAGCGGGCTCGTCGACCTCGCCATCGTCATCGTGCCCCACGCCTACCACGCGTCCGTGGCGAAGCCGCTGCTTGATGCGGGCCTGCACGTCATCACGGAGAAACCCTTCACGGTCAAGGTTTCCGAGGCGGACGAACTGATCGGGCTGGCCAGGGACCGGGGCGTCATGATCTCGGCGTACCATAACCGGCACTGGGACCCGGACATCCTCTCGATGAGGGAGATCGTCGACCGGGGCGATATCGGTGAGGTATACTCGATTGAAAGCGCCCTGGTGGGGTACGGCCTGCCGGACCAGGCGTGGCGGTCCCACAAGCCGGTATCCGGCGGGGCGATGTACGATTGGGGCGCCCACAATTTCGAGAAGATCCTGCAGCTGGTGCCGCGGTACGACGGACAGGGCAACCGGATCAACAAGCGGGCAACGCTCTATGGGAACTACATGAAGCGGGTCTGGCACAGCAACACCAACGAGGACTACTGCCGGGCCTACGCCCGTTTCGACTCCGGCGTCGAGGCGCAGTTCATGACCTCATCCATCCACGCGTCCCGCAGGCCCATGTGGACCGTCCAGGGCACCTCCGGATCGATCGTCATGGAAGGCGGGGACGGCGCGGGCACGGTGACCATGGCCTCGGCCGACGGCCGCCACCGCGTCGTCGAGGTGAAACCCTATGACCGGGGACATAACTGGCACGGTTATTACAAGAACGTGGCCGATCACCTGCTCGCCGGCCTGCCCCTGGAGATCACGGGGGAATGGGCGAAGGGTCCGATACAACTCATCGAGGGGTGTGAAACGGCCTCGAGAGAGAACCGGCTGGTGGAAGTGGAATTCGATTTCTGATGGGCCGCGGGCCCGTACCGCGAGCCCGAAAGAGAGACATTGGATTCCGGAAGAGAGACGTCGAATATGACGACGAAAGAAAAACTCGAAGCGGGCTTTACCATCCTCGCCATCCTCGCGCTCTGGCCGGTTATCCTGGGGTGGGAGAACCCGCTTTATCAGGTCGTACTGGGCGTGATCCTGGTGGTGTTCATCGTGCTCGTCGCGCAGAAGTTCCGTCGCATTCGAGCCATCTACAACGCCACCAGGGTGGAAGCGAAGAAGCGCAAGCCGCCTGCCGGGAACCGGGACGAACCCTTCGGCTGACGTACCGGCGCGTATTCTGCTGACGGGCCGCTGCCCATTACAGGCAAGGCGTTCCTAACGGCGGGATTCCGACGCGGGGCAGGCCGGCGTCATCATTTCGGCGCGCTCAGGCGTATTTGCCCGGCAGGTCCGGAGCGGAGACCTCGTCCAGCAAGGTGCGGTCCTCCGGATCGAGCGTCCATCCCACGGCCCCGAAGGACTCCTCGACCTGCTCGGGAAAATCCGGACCGATGATGGGCGCCGTCACCTCTTCGTGGTCCAGGATCCAGGCCAGCGCCACCTGGGCCGGCGTCTTCCCGTACTTTTCCCCCACGTCGATCAGCGTTTGCACGATGCCGTCCAGCTTGTCGGTCATGGCCTCGTCGAAGGGATACTTCGAGCGGCTCAGCCCCGGGCGGGGGTTCTTCCCCCAGGGACTGTTCTCGGGCGGTACGGCCCCGCGGCGGAACTGGCCGGTCAGCAAGCCGATGGCGAGCGGGCTGTAGCACATGAGCCCGAGCCCGTGGTCTCTGGCCATGGGCATGAGCTCG from Gemmatimonadota bacterium includes the following:
- a CDS encoding VOC family protein, with the translated sequence MPRRTSSSAPSRRSRRRSACSFERSASEGVVMAYLRHLALRCRDVSVSQRFYEDVIGFTFVGRRGNGEAVDLSDGTANITLLPHDDPSRPTLEEGEEYIHFGVLVDDLHAAWHRVRNWGAEAPKTVKGRDAISSDTPPEIAFKAIDPDGNIVDISGDRDEWRGVKI
- a CDS encoding aminotransferase class V-fold PLP-dependent enzyme, whose protein sequence is MRLSFGSAAASSCRIGPYQVSGVPSTPQPEIGVAFREPSKYSFYLKTPLRPLYTLITDSSQFADFPGPWPGPARRCPPYIPYRRSVLEVSIRRYTMITEESGFNFDPKFEDPEKLKALSRRGFMGRIAGGLAAGTALLSMAGKAGAKPPMPEDHLPEPDDVAYWNWVADQFIVRDGVSFMNTGTRGPSPAPVHRAQIAALEGANSDYKSYTSYVYNSDFRKKMRAKMADYIGCKTTEVAFTNNTTEGMVFGTFGVDMEPGDEIVTTNHDHSSGVQPINLRAVRQGTKTVMIDLSSPDFHPPDSPDALLKAFEAAITPRTKMLSFCHINYGDGLVLPVREICDMARSKGIITLVDGAQPPGMLDLNMHDLGCDMYAGPCHKWMMASMYTGFFYVKEDILDRVWPTLYSGPVNGLSMYGQEPTGFAKIYYDEYLSGASKFELRGSSNAPARVAIDAALDFHNMIGPAAIESRNRYQAVRVANALRNMDGVDVYSSPDPRMSAALVSFKVSGVGTRDLNDMLWDRHRIYIRNVTHDEINWDANRTSMHVMVTDAQTDQFIGAVEEIAKEKRL
- a CDS encoding mandelate racemase/muconate lactonizing enzyme family protein; its protein translation is MKIEDITSYFIGGGYVIRVRTDSGLTGVGQTACWGYPEAVHQIVERFKDYLVGQDPFRIEHHWQYLYRMSPFRGSALSGAVSAVDIALWDIKGKHFGVPIWELLGGNCRDRVRLHLLGGGGTPEAMLESARNAASEGFTALKFDPLPGGYQDMALDRMIRTARDLVAAAREGGGPDMDLIVEVHRKLTPLTAMPLANALTEFNLYFIEDPIQIDSIMAQGEIARRIGIPVGNGERLNTIWEFQELLAHGGPQYVRPDVALAGGLTHCKKIAAIAEAHHCAVVTHNFLTPLITAASVHLDTSIPNFVTQEYSMGDESEASKLYRTNIRREGGYIPIPRDPGLGVELDDERLEGAVFTPMNTANTLLRSDGSVANSV
- a CDS encoding DUF1189 domain-containing protein, with translation MRGHMRRFSILHPLWMAFYDGSIYEDAARHWRNRTFLYLLLLLALTWIPFTLQTQNQVDEWVSREAPFYIDQVPDLSLSGGELSSSSSRPTLLRDRDGTLLAVIDPTGQYTSLDDTEAPVLVTRTQIFIRGEGDQVDVTSLPDGPPETLTREDLYVIADWTRSLVNTLLFPILLVLSYAYRTVQTLLYAYVASFFTASTGGALPYRTLLNLAIIAITPAVVLDTVHMLMESPLPDWFWWPACVLLSLGYLRFGIRVTLDAERQAAA